Within Streptomyces antibioticus, the genomic segment NNNNNNNNNNNNNNNNNNNNNNNNNNNNNNNNNNNNNNNNNNNNNNNNNNNNNNNNNNNNNNNNNNNNNNNNNNNNNNNNNNNNNNNNNNNNNNNNNNNNNNNNNNNNNNNNNNNNNNNNNNNNNNNNNNNNNNNNNNNNNNNNNNNNNNNNNNNNNNNNNNNNNNNNNNNNNNNNNNNNNNNNNNNNNNNNNNNNNNNNNNNNNNNNNNNNNNNNNNNNNNNNNNNNNNNNNNNNNNNNNNNNNNNNNNNNNNNNNNNNNNNNNNNNNNNNNNNNNNNNNNNNNNNNNNNNNNNNNNNNNNNNNNNNNNNNNNNNNNNNNNNNNNNNNNNNNNNNNNNNNNNNNNNNNNNNNNNNNNNNNNNNNNNNNNNNNNNNNNNNNNNNNNNNNNNNNNNNNNNNNNNNNNNNNNNNNNNNNNNNNNNNNNNNNNNNNNNNNNNNNNNNNNNNNNNNNNNNNNNNNNNNNNNNNNNNNNNNNNNNNNNNNNNNNNNNNNNNNNNNNNNNNNNNNNNNNNNNNNNNNNNNNNNNNNNNNNNNNNNNNNNNNNNNNNNNNNNNNNNNNNNNNNNNNNNNNNNNNNNNNNNNNNNNNNNNNNNNNNNNNNNNNNNNNNNNNNNNNNNNNNNNNNNNNNNNNNNNNNNNNNNNNNNNNNNNNNNNNNNNNNNNNNNNNNNNNNNNNNNNNNNNNNNNNNNNNNNNNNNNNNNNNNNNNNNNNNNNNNNNNNNNNNNNNNNNNNNNNNNNNNNNNNNNNNNNNNNNNNNNNNNNNNNNNNNNNNNNNNNNNNNNNNNNNNNNNNNNNNNNNNNNNNNNNNNNNNNNNNNNNNNNNNNNNNNNNNNNNNNNNNNNNNNNNNNNNNNNNNNNNNNNNNNNNNNNNNNNNNNNNNNNNNNNNNNNNNNNNNNNNNNNNNNNNNNNNNNNNNNNNNNNNNNNNNNNNNNNNNNNNNNNNNNNNNNNNNNNNNNNNNNNNNNNNNNNNNNNNNNNNNNNNNNNNNNNNNNNNNNNNNNNNNNNNNNNNNNNNNNNNNNNNNNNNNNNNNNNNNNNNNNNNNNNNNNNNNNNNNNNNNNNNNNNNNNNNNNNNNNNNNNNNNNNNNNNNNNNNNNNNNNNNNNNNNNNNNNNNNNNNNNNNNNNNNNNNNNNNNNNNNNNNNNNNNNNNNNNNNNNNNNNNNNNNNNNNNNNNNNNNNNNNNNNNNNNNNNNNNNNNNNNNNNNNNNNNNNNNNNNNNNNNNNNNNNAGACCGTGTCCTACGTGGTGAGGCGTCGTTGACCTCGGTATGGGGCGGGGTACGTGGAGTTGGATTGTTCCGGACGGGCTGTGGGAGATCGCGAAGCCGCTGATCCCTCCGTCGAGGGTGCGGCCGCAGGGCGGCGGTACGCAAGACACGCCTGATGAGACGCTGTTCGCGGCGATCATCTACGTGCTGGTCAGCGGTTGTGCCTGGCGGGCTCTGCCGCCCTGCTTCGGGATATCGAAGTCGACCGCGCACCGCCGGTTCCTGATCTGGTCCAGAGCCGGCGTCTGGGGCCGCCTGCACGAGACCGTCCTGCATCGTCTCGATGACGCCGGCCTCATCGACGTCACCCGTGTCGTCCTCGACACCGCCCATGTCAGGGCTAAAAAGGGGGCGAACACACAGGTCCGAGCCCCGTGGACCGAGGCAAGCCGGGTTCCAAGATGCACATCCTGTCGGATGCGAACGGACTGCCCTTGGTCGTCGGCGTCTCGGCCGCCAACACCCACGACAGCCAGGGACTGAAGCCCATGGTGCTGGGTCACCAAACGAGACACGACCCCCATCGCGGCCGGTACTTCAAACCCCAGCGCCTGCACGCGGACAAAGCCTACGACCGCCCGGACCTGCGTAAATGGTTACGCGGCAAGCGCATCGGAGTCCGGATCGCCCGCAAAGGCATCGAGTCAAGCGAACGGTTGGGGCGTCGCAGGTGGGTGATCGAGCGGACGATGTCGTGGATGTCTGGCTACCGCAGACTCAGCCCCCGCTATGAGCGCAATCCCCGTAACTACCTGGCCTTTCTCGGACTCGCCGCCGCCCTCTGCTGCTACAAGCGCCTCGTCCGCCTCACCACGTAGGACACGGTCTAAGTGCAGCCGGAGATCTGCCGGTACCGACTGGCGGCACGTCAGCGGCGCCGCTCGTACACGCCACATCTCAGCCTTCGCCAGCAGCCAGGTCGCCTCCGGCCGTGATCGGGCCACCTTCTACCAGTGCCTGGCCACCCCCTCCAGCGCGCTCGGCGACGCCTTTCGGCAACACCGCCTCCCGCTCAACCCGGCTTCTCCCCCGGTCCGCACCGGCCACCGTCAGGTCCTGTACTCGTCGTGGCGGCGCAGCCAGTGGGCCTCCTCGCCCTCTTCGTGGCGGCCCAGCGGTGTCCGGTCGAGGAGGCCGTAGTAGGCCATGGCGGGCTCGAGGCCGCGCGCGGTGGTGACGTACGTCCGGTAGACGGTGCCGTCCGACAGCGTGTAGCAGCTCAGCCCGGGGCCTTCGGTGACGTAGCCGAGGACGTCCGTGCCGCACGCCTGCGCCATCTGGCTCACGGTCGCCGGGATCTCGCCCGCAAGGAACGGCCTCAGCTCCTCCTCCGTGTACGTGAAGCCGAGGTCGCGGTGGAAGTCGCCGCCGCCGGCGGAGACCCAGTCGAAGCTCCAGCCCATCCGCTCCCGGTAGGCGAGGAGCTTGTCGACCGGTGCCCGCGAGGAGCAGATCAGCGTCACGTCGCGGGCCTTGAGGTGGACCGCGTTGGGGTCGAGCGTGTCCGCGATCGAGGAACAGACAGGGCATCCGGCCTCGTACGGCGGGCCGAACATGAAGTGGTAGACGAGCAGCTGCGAGCGCCCGTCGAAGAGGTCCGCGAGCGACCTGGTCCCGCCCTCGGTCTCGAATCTGTAGTCCTTCTCGACCGGCACCCAGGGAAGCTCCCGCCGCTTCCGCGCGAGCTCGTCACCGCGCCGGGTCAGCTCCTTCTCCTCCACGAGCAGCTCCGCTCGCGCCCCCTCGAATTCCTCCTGCGTGCCGACCCTGTGCTCGGACATTGCCTTTCCCTCCTGTGCGGGAGCAGAACACCGCATCGCGGCGGGCGGTCGCCGCAGCGGCCGCCGTCAGTGCCTGCACAGGCGTTACCCGTCGCCCTACGTCAACCGTACGCGCGCGGCACAGCGCGAGCCCGATCAGCAGGAGCCTCGACGCGGCGTTGCCGGTGAGCAGCACGCCGAACAGGTGGGCGTGGGCGGCCCGGCCGCCGATCGTGGTGCCGATCAGCGCGCCGATGCCGAAGGCCGCGAGGACGCCCGAGACCCAACTCTTGTCGAGCCGGCCACGTCGGTGAGCAGCGGGGCGCACCCGCGACCTGGCCGAGGCCGAACACGGTGATCAGTGTGGCCAGGGTGGTCTTGCGGGGCAGCCGCAGGGTCGTGGCAGCCAGCAGCGGCGCGCCGACGACCGTGCCGATCGCGAAGGCAGAGATGAGCAAGCCAACGCGGTGGATCGACACGTTCATGTCAGCGATGGGCGGCAGCAGCCCGGAGAGCCGGCAGCGATGAACCCCGGATTGCTCTTGCCATTCCCCCTGCCCCGATTGGACGCCCTCCACCGCGCGCTCGGGTGAATCCCTGCGCTCGACGGCACGCCATGACAGCGTGTCATTAATCATTACGCATGGTGATAATTGAGACATGTCCCCGTCACCGGCCGTACGGCCGGCCAAGGAGAGTCCCTCATGCCCTCGAACAGTGATGCAGGGCGGCCGGAGAGCCGCCGCTACATGAGCCGGGGGGTGGACGTCCAGATCGGGGAGGCAGAGAGCGGCGGCGTCAATCTCCGGCTGGACGGCATGCCCGTCGACGTCATCTTCCTCGACGGTGAGTACCACAGCCAGCTCGCCAACATGTTCACCGGATTCCCCACCATCGATGACCTCGTGGACTCGCTCCTGGAGACACAGGGGAAGACGTGGGTGCTGCGCGGCTTGGCCCGCACGGGCGCGTGCCACGGCGGTGGCGGTCACGGTCATGGCGGCGGTCACGACCACGGGGGCGGTGGTCACGACCATGGTGGGGACGGTCACGACCACGGTGGGGGCCACGGCGATCACAACCACTCCGGAGGGGGCGGCGGCCGATGAACATCCGAAAGAACATCTACAGCCTGACCCCGCAGGAGCTCGCCGACTTCCAGGACGCGCTCAACGCAATCAAGGCCGACGGCAGCTACGACGACTTCATCGAGCGCCACCACCACGCGATGATGGAGGCGACTCCCCTGTCGGGGGAGACCGTGAACCCGGGCGTCCGCAATGTCGCGCACCGGGGGCCGGCGTTCCTGCCATGGCACCGGTACTTCTGTCGGGAACTGGAGCTGCTGCTCCAGGCCAAGAAGAAGAACGTCACCCTCCCCTACTGGGACGAGGCGGCGGACGCGGTCGCTCCCGCGGCGGCCGCTCTGTGGAACACCGACCCGAATGCGGGCCCGGTATACGTGGGCGGCGACGGCGACGGCCCGAACGGCGAAGTGACGACGGGGCCGTTCAAGCACTGGACGGCTCTGATCGAGGATCTGGAGACCGGTGGGCTCGTCCCCCGGCAGGGCATCATCCGAGCGTTGGGCAGTACGGGCGGCCCGCCGGCGCGGAACAAGCCGCTGTTTCCGACGGCGGCCCAGGTGGAGAACATGCTCGTCAACTGGGGCGTCTACGACACCGCCCCCTGGTCGACGGCCAGCCAGGGCAGCTTCCGCAACCGCCTGGAAGGCTGGGAACGGGTCGTGCCCCCGGAAGGCGTACCCGCCGCCGAACTCGGCTCCCAGATGCACAACCGCGTGCACATCTGGGTCGGTGGGGACATGGGCCCCGGAACCTCGCCCAACGACCCCGTCTTCTTCCTTCACCACTGCAATGCCGACCGCCTGTGGGCCCGCTGGCAGTACACACACCCCACGGCCCCCTACCTTCCGGCGAGCGGTGGCCCCATCGGGCACAACCTCGGCGACACCATGGGGCATCTCGTCACGACCGACGCGACACCCGCGCGCTCCCTCGACTACCGGCGCACCCTCGGCTTCATCTACGACACCGACCCGCCGCTGGTCGAGCAGGTCTCCCCGGCGGTGCACTTCCAGGACGTGCCGACCCTGGAAACCGTCTGGCGGCCGGCGGTCTTCCGGATCCGGGCCGGCGCGCCCGTCCACCTGGAGGTCGTCTCGGGCAGCGGACCGGCCGCGCCGTACGCGCTGACTTCCCGGGGCGCGAGGGTGACGCACACACCGGTCGCGGACAGCGCCCCCTTCGACCTGGTGCGGGTCTGGTTCGCCTTCACCGGTGCGGCGACGCCGGGGGCGGCGGCCGCCGGAGCGGCGAAGATCCGCTGTGTGGAGACCGGGGAAGTCTTCGACTTCATCCTCACAGGCAACACCGTCCAGCGGGAGACCGCCGGAGTGGTGTTCGCCCTGGACAAGTCCCTCAGCATGGCCCAGCCCACGAGCAACGGCCTCAGCCACATGCAGATGGTGCGCGAGGCGGTCGCGCGAGGCGTCGAGCTCATCCGGGACGACAGCGGAGCCGGGGTGGTGACCTTCGACCAGGACGCGCACCCCGAGGTGAAACTGTCGCCATTCGCGCCCG encodes:
- a CDS encoding tyrosinase family protein, producing the protein MNIRKNIYSLTPQELADFQDALNAIKADGSYDDFIERHHHAMMEATPLSGETVNPGVRNVAHRGPAFLPWHRYFCRELELLLQAKKKNVTLPYWDEAADAVAPAAAALWNTDPNAGPVYVGGDGDGPNGEVTTGPFKHWTALIEDLETGGLVPRQGIIRALGSTGGPPARNKPLFPTAAQVENMLVNWGVYDTAPWSTASQGSFRNRLEGWERVVPPEGVPAAELGSQMHNRVHIWVGGDMGPGTSPNDPVFFLHHCNADRLWARWQYTHPTAPYLPASGGPIGHNLGDTMGHLVTTDATPARSLDYRRTLGFIYDTDPPLVEQVSPAVHFQDVPTLETVWRPAVFRIRAGAPVHLEVVSGSGPAAPYALTSRGARVTHTPVADSAPFDLVRVWFAFTGAATPGAAAAGAAKIRCVETGEVFDFILTGNTVQRETAGVVFALDKSLSMAQPTSNGLSHMQMVREAVARGVELIRDDSGAGVVTFDQDAHPEVKLSPFAPALSQRADVLAAVNALEPGGDTSLGDGLVAAQQTMNANGRAFTSRALVVVTDGLENQPKFLDEVGGTITTRTFAVVAGAANLVSAPALTRLANGTGGRLLLTDTPGTDAEGFFRLSTYIQQVLASAADEDVVTEASGVVTPEEEVRVPFQLNETDIEATVILSLDVPSVSLELETPAGRVLTESELTALGATVRRTTNMIFCRFRLPFPAGTGAHSGTWQVGLKADERVLREETAKLRTAAEGDPARGTELDRLTAHGPRYSIVVTSWSNLRLNSRVTQPSMEPGATIRFDAVLAEFGRPVEGRADVEAEVRRPDGVVVTVPLDEEVPGAFRGDLAATMAGVWQARITARGHTFGRTRFARQQRLGVAVLVGGDHPPAPVVGTDVDGND
- a CDS encoding DUF899 domain-containing protein — protein: MSEHRVGTQEEFEGARAELLVEEKELTRRGDELARKRRELPWVPVEKDYRFETEGGTRSLADLFDGRSQLLVYHFMFGPPYEAGCPVCSSIADTLDPNAVHLKARDVTLICSSRAPVDKLLAYRERMGWSFDWVSAGGGDFHRDLGFTYTEEELRPFLAGEIPATVSQMAQACGTDVLGYVTEGPGLSCYTLSDGTVYRTYVTTARGLEPAMAYYGLLDRTPLGRHEEGEEAHWLRRHDEYRT
- a CDS encoding IS5 family transposase (programmed frameshift), with translation MGRGTWSWIVPDGLWEIAKPLIPPSRVRPQGGGTQDTPDETLFAAIIYVLVSGCAWRALPPCFGISKSTAHRRFLIWSRAGVWGRLHETVLHRLDDAGLIDVTRVVLDTAHVRAKKGGEHTGPSPVDRGKPGSKMHILSDANGLPLVVGVSAANTHDSQGLKPMVLGHQTRHDPHRGRYFKPQRLHADKAYDRPDLRKWLRGKRIGVRIARKGIESSERLGRRRWVIERTMSWMSGYRRLSPRYERNPRNYLAFLGLAAALCCYKRLVRLTT